One Thiocapsa sp. genomic window carries:
- the menC gene encoding o-succinylbenzoate synthase: MMDQLRIDRLRIRPYDLPLRRDWHSARGRFQRRRGWLVCAETNGAVGFGDCAPIPVAGTEDHGAAESALLNACACAPGRSVGELLQMLDDGFAATPAARCALECALLDLLSQAEGVPLRRLLASDASDAVPVNGILGTLATLTAADLQPAVEAGFSVVKIKVGVDKPASEIARLRSLAQLLPSDMRLRLDANGAWGYDLACRILDQLSELPIESLEEPLSIPDPSRLRALQERALFPLALDESLAALPADMDIGELGVRRIVIKPAVVGGLRSALDLSRRAATAGIDVVVTGVVESAAGLWPTAQLAAATGSKLPHGLATAEWLAEDLGVPPRLHGGSLSLCERPGSGFRPHPEWNTSPE; encoded by the coding sequence ATGATGGATCAACTCCGGATCGATCGACTCCGGATCCGTCCGTATGACTTGCCGCTGCGTCGCGACTGGCACAGTGCGCGGGGTAGATTTCAACGACGACGCGGCTGGCTGGTGTGTGCCGAGACGAATGGGGCGGTCGGTTTCGGAGATTGTGCGCCGATACCTGTGGCGGGAACCGAGGATCACGGGGCGGCCGAGTCCGCGTTGTTGAATGCTTGTGCCTGCGCGCCAGGCAGATCGGTGGGCGAGCTCCTGCAGATGCTGGACGATGGATTCGCCGCGACGCCGGCCGCGCGCTGCGCGCTCGAGTGCGCCCTGCTCGACCTCCTGAGCCAAGCGGAAGGCGTTCCCTTGCGAAGGCTGTTGGCCAGCGATGCATCGGATGCTGTTCCGGTCAACGGGATCCTCGGGACACTCGCGACCCTGACGGCGGCTGATCTTCAACCGGCCGTCGAGGCGGGTTTCAGTGTGGTGAAGATCAAGGTGGGTGTCGACAAGCCGGCTTCGGAGATTGCCCGCCTGAGGTCGCTCGCGCAGCTCCTGCCGAGCGACATGCGCCTTCGGCTCGATGCCAACGGGGCTTGGGGCTATGACCTGGCTTGCCGCATACTCGATCAGCTCTCGGAGCTACCGATCGAATCTCTGGAAGAGCCGCTGAGCATCCCTGACCCGAGCCGGCTGCGTGCGCTTCAGGAACGAGCGCTCTTTCCGCTCGCGCTCGACGAGAGCCTGGCCGCTTTGCCCGCAGATATGGACATCGGAGAACTAGGCGTGAGGCGCATCGTCATCAAGCCGGCTGTCGTGGGCGGGCTGCGATCCGCACTCGACCTATCCCGACGTGCCGCTACGGCCGGCATCGATGTGGTGGTCACCGGTGTCGTCGAGAGCGCCGCCGGACTCTGGCCGACCGCTCAGCTGGCCGCAGCCACCGGCAGCAAGCTCCCGCACGGACTCGCCACCGCGGAGTGGCTGGCCGAGGACCTCGGGGTCCCGCCCCGCTTGCACGGCGGGAGCCTGTCGCTCTGCGAACGACCGGGCTCGGGATTCAGACCGCATCCCGAGTGGAACACGAGCCCGGAGTAA
- a CDS encoding 1,4-dihydroxy-2-naphthoate polyprenyltransferase, whose amino-acid sequence MSGSGSNLALWIAAARPKTLVLAVAPVAAGIGLAVFQTGELAAVTALLTLIAAVSIQIGTNLHNDASDFERGTDTADRLGPPRATAQGWFSVEQVKRAAHLAFGLAFVIGLALVVRGGWPILAIGIASLVAGYAYTGGPRPIAYGPFGELYVLLFFGLAAVGGTYYLQTLTFDWPVFAVGIGLGLPAAAVLLLNNYRDLETDRIAGRRTLCHHLGRPKARVLYGLLLLASIAILFFSFGPTIAWPLLVAVPLGGLLTLKLVRGATGKQINPLLGQTGLFQAAVTVLLLLGFGLSRI is encoded by the coding sequence GTGTCGGGCTCCGGATCGAATCTCGCGCTCTGGATCGCGGCGGCGCGCCCCAAGACATTGGTCCTGGCCGTGGCCCCGGTCGCGGCCGGGATCGGGCTGGCCGTCTTTCAGACCGGAGAGCTTGCCGCCGTCACGGCCCTGCTCACCCTGATCGCGGCGGTGTCGATCCAGATCGGTACCAATCTGCACAACGATGCCTCGGATTTCGAGCGAGGCACGGACACGGCCGATCGTCTGGGCCCGCCACGCGCGACGGCCCAGGGCTGGTTCAGCGTCGAGCAGGTCAAGCGGGCTGCACACCTGGCGTTCGGACTCGCCTTCGTCATCGGGCTGGCCTTGGTGGTGCGCGGCGGGTGGCCGATCCTCGCGATCGGGATCGCCTCCCTGGTCGCGGGCTACGCCTACACCGGCGGCCCGCGTCCGATCGCCTACGGCCCGTTCGGCGAGCTCTATGTGCTGCTGTTCTTCGGGCTCGCCGCCGTGGGCGGGACCTATTACCTCCAAACCTTGACCTTCGACTGGCCGGTATTCGCGGTCGGCATTGGCCTGGGTCTGCCGGCCGCCGCTGTTTTGCTGCTGAACAACTACCGGGATCTGGAGACCGATCGCATCGCAGGACGGCGTACCCTGTGCCACCATCTGGGCCGACCGAAGGCGCGTGTTTTATATGGCCTGCTGCTGCTGGCATCGATTGCGATCCTGTTCTTCAGCTTCGGCCCGACCATCGCATGGCCGCTACTGGTCGCCGTCCCGCTCGGCGGTCTTCTGACCCTCAAGCTCGTTCGCGGCGCCACCGGCAAGCAGATCAATCCACTTCTGGGACAAACGGGGCTCTTCCAGGCGGCCGTGACGGTGCTGCTGCTCCTCGGATTCGGTCTGAGCCGGATCTAA